ATGTAATCTTTATGAACTGATTAAGTTttaaactttagaaatttagaattattgtaggatttatgaaattttaagttGTGAACTTTAAATCTTGAATTGTAGAATTATATACTTAAGTTGTGAACTTTAACAATCTTGATGaattgttgtttttatgatCTAATTAAgcttaattttatgaaatgttgaattattagtagaatttatatataaactttaGGTTGTGAAGTttagaaatatatattgaatagtaaaatatataaacttaggTTGTGAATGCTagaaattttgatgaaatgtaGTCTTTATGAGCTAATAAGTTTAAACTTTAGAAATCTTAACTTATTCTAGGATTTATGAACTTTCGAAATCTTGATTTGTAGAATTTATGAACTTTTAGGTTGTGAACTTTAGCcatcttgatgaattcttgTCTTTACGAACAAATTATTAAGCTTAAATTTTGGAAATGTTGAATTATTAACTGTAGGATTTATATatgaactttaaaataaatattgagccGAAGAATTTATGAACTTAGTTGGTGAACATTACAAATCTTGATGCAATGCAGTCTTTATGAACAAATGAAGCTTGAATTTTGTTGATCTTGAAATGTTGCATTTACGAACTTAGGTATATAAATTAACTAAATGTATATaagtaattataaatatatattgacaatataaattattttaatgtagttaaattattaataaataatttataatcgactatctatatttttatagatGGACCATCATTTTTGGATGTATAACATGCATTATGAAACTGGTAATGGTTTAATGTATGAGTTTGTTGACGGTGTAAGACATTTTTATTGATCATGTACTGACACTtgatatttttaagaataatgGATTAATTAGATGTCCTTATAGTGCATGTATAGGtgcttgaaatttttaaatcCAAATACACTTATGGTTCATTAGTATCTGTATGAATTTACGCCTAGATATTTTGTATGGGTTGATCATGAAAAAATAGATGGATTGTGTGACATGTTTTATAATTTGCTGCCCATggatgaatataatataatattcttaaACCACATGGTTTTAAAATTTGCTGCCCATGGATGAATATAATATAGTATTCTTGAACCACAAGGTCAAATTAAGATTTTACATGATATGGCTCCACATGATAAGGATCAACATGATAGGgatcaaatttttataaacTTATCAATGATGCTTTAAGAGTTCAAGGTGGGATGAATtctgaataatattttaatgaaattccTAATGAAAAAGCAAGACGTTTATATGAACAATTTGAAGACGCTAGTTATCCACTATGTGAAGAGTGTTTGCATACTACCTTCTTAGTTGCATTTAGACTAATCAATATTAAATGAAATTGGAGTGTTCATCATGTGGCTTTGGACTCAGATCTAAATCCTTAAATGACTGGTAAAAAGGGAAAAGTATTCAAAGTAAATGAGGAGGAGGAAGTAGCATTTAGATTTACATGACTAATTatagaataaaatttaatgtgAGAAATGTAGTCAAAGTATTTTGATTTGCATGACTAAAAGtagaataaaatttaatgatgGTAAAATGAGGATTTTTTTGCTTGTCCGTTTAACAAAGCAAATTGCTGGTTTAATCCCTCCTCATTTCTTTTCATCAGCCCTACTACTATGGATGGTTGTATGGCTAACTCCCCTGAAGATATAGTGAAGGAGATTTTGTTGAGGTGTCCTGTGAAATCGTTGTTGAGATTCAAATGCGTTTGCAAGAATTGGTGCGCTCTTATCAAAACCCCTGAATTTGCTCAAGGACACTTGAAGAATCGCAGCCCCCCACAACTCTTGATTTATGATAATGgtgatattgatgatgatgatgacctTTCCATAACTTTGATTTCCGAAGAACATCCCCGAAGGTTCATAGGTATGAAACAACTCTTTGGTTCTGTAGATGGCTTGTTTTTTATGGTTGGAGAAATTGATCGTGAGGTTTCATGTTCATTATGGAATCCTGCGACTAGGGAATTGAGACCCATCCGTCTCCCTATTCCAGTAGCCACAATCCATGATGCCCCAGTGTTTGGGTTTGGATTGGACACCTTAACTTATGACTATAAAGTGGTGTACTTTCACATTAATAATTTGTGTGAACATTATGCATCGGTCTACTCGTGTTCTAGGAACTTTTGGAGAATTTTCAAACCTAATATCCCCTACTTTACAGACGTGAAACACACATTTGGTACTTCTTATTTGAATGGAGGTTATTATTGGCTGCTAACTGGGGAACGCCCCTGTAATTACACCATTATTTTGTTCGACTTTGGGAGTGAAATGTTTACAGAGATTGAAGGGCCAGGTCATCAACTTGTTGATACTAACATGTTGGGTTTGATGTCGGTTGATAGCTCCATTGCCATCTTGAACTTGAACCCGAGTACTATATTTGCATATGATATATGGGTAATGATCCAACCAGGTGTATGGAACAAACTTGTTACCTTTCAATGCTTCTTTAGGCTTAAGTCTTGTTATCATAACTCTCTCATTTTTGCAACTAAAGATTCTCAACTGGTCTCCTTTGATGTTCGGACTAACAAGACGAGGCATCTTGGATTTCAACATGCGGCCTTGAGAAAAGATGCCGAGTGTGACGGCGATTGTGGAGTTTTTTGCTATAAGGAGAGCTTAGTGAAAATTGAACGACGAGACTATAAAGATCTGGACCATTAATCGATCtgtacttttttaattttataccatGAATGTGattgttataaatttataataggTACTTTTATcgtttcattaataattttggATCAACATTTTCTTGCATCCTTTTATGAGGTACTGGGATTGAATCcatcaaaaattatatatgcaactttcttttcttcaatttGAGTATTTAATATCTCATTAATTAATAACTCCTTTACTTTTAGGTATATTTATTCTTAACCTATAATTAAGAGAACTATTATAGGCTAAAGAAAAATTGTCATTTGATTTTACACAGCAGGGAAAGACAACAAgagtttaaataatatttattgagTCCGGCggtattttataaataataaaataaaattctcaaCGTCGATAAGTACAATGAAAGGGGGCTGTAGGTCTTACCTTACCAATCCTAATGAGGTAACAAACCTTTACTATTTAATAAGCATAAAGAAAATTAGAGCTAAAGAAAACTAATTATTCTATTATCATTACAAAGTTTGTATGGTGATATGACAAATGAGGATACTTAAATAGTGCAAAAATTCAAACATCAAGAAGAAGATTGAGTTATCTGCCTTaaacttctttttatttatagatGTATGAACTAAAAAAGATAGTGTGCCCATCTAGAGTAACCTAAAGCGAGCTCTCTTCTAATATCGTATAGGTTAACACTTTTTCTTATCAAAATATAGACGGAAAAGTTATGTGGTTATTCTACGATTGTTGATttttaagaataagaaactaaTTGAAAAAACCAGGcatattacataatttaaaggcataatacatatattggaccctaaacttggcttcaaattttaactttgacctccaactttcatagtgcacaaataggcactttaactatcctACCTGTCAATAAATAAATACGCGATTTTTACATTCAAAGAGCGTGAAAGACAATCGCTTCAATGTGTATAAATGAGTCACTCAATGATTGCCAACTAGTTAAATACTTTACACATCGATTTTagatctaaaaaaaatcaaaattgattttaatttatattgaagaatcaaaattaattttaattttaatttacataCAAGAATCTAAACTAATTACTCCTACTGGTTTTTAGAGCTTGGAGCTCATTGTTTGACGGATCTTAGAGGTTTGTTGATGGTTGGCATCTTGATTTAGGTTTTTTGTGGTTGTTGGGTCTGTTTTAATAGGGTTTTGGGAGTCATTTGGTTGCTGTTTTTATGTCCGGTTTGAGCTGCATGTTGTAGCAGTGTTATTTCGTAATGGTTCTCGCCGGAGACAGCGGATCTGCTGGGTTTGGGGTCGGGTATTTGGTGGGCTTTGCAAGCTGAAAGCTTGTTCGCTTCATGATTTATGCTCCAGTGTGGAGGAAGAAGGAGAATGGCTGGGTAAAATGAATGAGGATTTTAGGTTGCCGGAGATTGGCCGGAACTCAGGGAGTAGAATAGTCATTTCACCATTTTTTTTCGTTGTGGGCCATGAAAATTACTCCTCACGCGCGTTTAATACGTGCATTTCACGGTTTTTGTCAGGTTGGACTCgcgtgtttatttattaaaaggtaggatagttaaagtgtttatttgtgcattatgaaagttggaggtcaaagttaaaatttgaagccttagggtccaatatatgtattatgcctaaattaaaattttaacttgattTCAAATTATAACTCTAACATTTAATTTCGTCAATGCATAACTAGATACTTTAACTaatcaaaacttaaataaaaaaacactcGAACCCTAAAGGGCAAAGTGCATGAAATACACTCAAGTTACGCGCGTAAGATGTAAATTTCAAGGGGCCCAACAGTTCAataatttttcccttttttgcaTTATTTGCTGCTCATTGCTAAATATAAGTggcatttaattattttttttgttattgtgaaAAAAAAACCTATAATGAAGTAGTTCTTTTTTTGCCTATATCTATTTTAAGAAATGTGGGGTGAGTATAcacttgttaaaaataaatgcGATTTAAGTCTGAAGGCTCTCGATCAACGACTCTATACACACTTAGGGGACTCTTTACATTTTCCCTTAGGTGTCAGATTGTTATTTAGACTTGACAAAAATCTGTGAAAAAATCGTTtacattttatcaaataattttagtgCATCATttttacttaataatttttagCACTCTATGTTTATTGTTTGACctcaaaaaaattgtaatcaTAGTTTGCTACTCACTATGAcaatcacaatacacaatgcatcctttttttttcatcaagtCTTTCACATCTTCAAGCACATATACACtttaaaatccttttttttttcatcaagtCTTTCACATCTTCAAGCATATATACACTTTAGACTAAGGAACAATGAAAAATTCATTGATTCTCATGTCTTCTATTTCTACAGGTTGTTCCGAAACAATTTTGTAACCAAAGCATTAGTTTCCTCTAGTGATTCCCATATTGGCTTGAGCATCTGACCAACAATAatgcacaatttttttgtatagtGTTAACTATTCATGTATATGAAATCTCAGCAcatattttgaacaatttttccTTTGATTTGAAGATAAGTAGCATGAAATTTAGAAACTTCGGTTAGAGTTTTTTTTCCATAAGAAAGACGAGAAAAGcgtagtgattttttttttcttaaaaatgaaTTCGTTTTCACATTCACCTTATTCTAtgttataatttgtttttattatttttaaaaaatctaagtGAATTTATTTTAGTCGGTTGGCAGCAACTGAGTGGTTTACATATCCATGTTGGAACATTTGTATAACTCGCGTTTTGCTTGAAATATATGAGTgtccttttctttatattttggatAATTAAATTGCTTTTTTGTGCACCATCAAAGTTAATTTAAGATGAACATTATTAGGACAAGTTATGAAAATGAAGAGGTGTAGTTATAAAGttgattttaaatgaaatagatttaagaaataataattttagaaaaataaattacagatataagatatttttataattcaacttttgacttagatttttttcacttttaataatatacatgatgatatgatgtttGACCAAAATAGTGACGGACTTCATGATGTTATACGTTACTTTTATTGAAATATCTGAAACCacatctgattttttttttcattttctccgttctctctttctctcttctcctttcttcttctctctAAACTACCACCAGACGCTGCTGCCCTCCCCGCTGCCCTCCCTGCTGTTGCCACCCTCGCAAGTCCTGGAGCTTCCACTGACGTCCCTATTGTGCCGTGACTCCATTGCCCCTTCATCCTCTCTcttttaactaaattaaggttagggttatttttttttttttaatttgagtaagttttgatttattagttAGTTATTCTATGTAGTTTGTCGAATCTTTTAAAGTTGaacttagaattattttttttttataaattttaacataactttaaactaattaattcgATCTTAGAACTTCATATTTTCATGTACTTGAATTTTAGGCTTTTGAACTTTAGTTAtacttaaattttcatattcctGTACTCTATCTTAGAAAAATTCAACTTGAATGTCATGAACTTATAACTTGATCATAACTTGTAATTACAacttaaaaatcaattataactTGAATTTAGACCTTAAACTTAGAACTTAAAATTTTGTTGAATTGTAGTCCTAATGAACTAATTACGCTAATAAGAGTTTAGAAATCTTGAATTGTATAggatttatttgaaattaagttGTGAacataatttagaaatttttaattGTTCATGAATTTATGAACATTGGTTTGAACTTCAGAAATCTAGATGAATCTCTTTATGAAGTAATTTAGAAATCATGAATTATTGTAGAATTTATGAACTTAGGTGTTgaacttagaaattttgatgaaatgtaATTTTTATGAACTGATTAAGTTttaaactttagaaatttagaattattgtagcatttatgaaattttaagttGTGAACTTTAAATCTTGAATTGTAGAATTATATACTTAAGTTGTGAACTTTAACAATCTTGATGAATTGTTGTCTTTATGATCTAATTAAgcttaattttatgaaatgttgaattattagtagaatttatatataaactttaGGTTGTGAAGTttagaaatatatattgaatagtaaaatttataaacttagGTTGTGAATGTTagaaattttgatgaaatgtaGTCTTTATGAGATAATTAAGTTTAAACTTTAGAAATCTTGACTTATTCTAG
The sequence above is a segment of the Solanum lycopersicum chromosome 10, SLM_r2.1 genome. Coding sequences within it:
- the LOC104649453 gene encoding putative F-box protein At3g20705, with amino-acid sequence MDGCMANSPEDIVKEILLRCPVKSLLRFKCVCKNWCALIKTPEFAQGHLKNRSPPQLLIYDNGDIDDDDDLSITLISEEHPRRFIGMKQLFGSVDGLFFMVGEIDREVSCSLWNPATRELRPIRLPIPVATIHDAPVFGFGLDTLTYDYKVVYFHINNLCEHYASVYSCSRNFWRIFKPNIPYFTDVKHTFGTSYLNGGYYWLLTGERPCNYTIILFDFGSEMFTEIEGPGHQLVDTNMLGLMSVDSSIAILNLNPSTIFAYDIWVMIQPGVWNKLVTFQCFFRLKSCYHNSLIFATKDSQLVSFDVRTNKTRHLGFQHAALRKDAECDGDCGVFCYKESLVKIERRDYKDLDH